The genome window GATATGCTGCAACGGATAAACAGTATCAGGCTGAACGGAAACAAACTTGCAAATAAAGGCTTTATTAAAAAAATACTCATTCTGTCACGTGTTACCATCGGAGCGGATGTCGCCATAACCAGCATTGTTATACAGCGCCTGGCAGAACTATATCCCGATGCTGAAATAGTTCTTATAGGAAACAGCAAGCTTAAAGAAGTTTACGGGGCAAATTCAAATATCAGAATTGAAGGAATTTCATATTCCAGAAAAGGCGGTCTTATGCCGCGTCTTTCGAGCTGGCACCGGGTTCTTGAGATTATAGACCGGGAGACTGCATCTGTTCATCTGGATAATATTGCCCTGATAGATCCTGATTCACGCCTGTCGCAATTGGGAGTACTGCCGCTGATTCCTGAAAATAATTATTTTTTTTTCGACAGCAGGTCCGACACTTCCTTTAACAAAAAAATGTCCATGGTTGAACTGACTAATAAATGGCTTGATGATATTACGGATAACATGGGGTTTAATTTTCCCAAAGTATGGATACCTGATGAATACCTTCAGGTATCAGGTAAACTGTTCAACGATCTTCGTAATAACGGAGCAGAAAACATCATTGTGGCTAATTTTGGAGTAGGCGGCAATTCACGTAAAAGTGTCGGTAAAAACCTTGAAAAAAAACTTCTGATCACTCTTTTACAAAAACCGAATACGGTTATCCTGCTGGATAAAGGGTTCGGCGACCAGGAGACATTATCTATCAACGCTCTTATCGCAGAAATAGACAAGCAGGGATACCCCACCCGGCACTCAACATTCGGCTCAACCAAAAAAGAGCTGATTAACTGGGGTGTAATAGGAATAGAGAGCGGCATAGGAGAGATAGCCGCCTTAATAGCAATGTCCGAGGAATTCATAGGTTATGACTCCGCTTGCCAGCATATTTCCGCAGCGCTTGGGACACCTTGCCTGACAATATTTGCAGGTTCCAACAACATGCGTTTCATCAGGCGCTGGAGCGCGCACGGCCCCAACAGATGCAGCATTGTTCATGTGGACACCCTGACCGACCCCCGCGCCGTTGAAGTGGATGATATTATCACACGCATAATGCAGTTAAGGATTTAATTCCGTAATAAAAAAAATAAACAAAAAGATTGACTTTACTTTTTCATCATTATATTTCTACAGAAAATATTTATTCAGGTGCTCATAAAGCATAAAAGGGAACCTCGTTAAAATCGAGGGCGAGCCCGTCGCTGTAATCGGGGACGAAAATTGCACAATGCCACTAACAAATTGTTGGGAAGGCGCAATTAATAGTTTGATCCGTAAGCCAGAAGACCTGCCTGGGTAACAGATGCAAACCTCGCGGAAAAAGGTTAGCAAAAAAATTCAAGGATAAAAAAGGGTAATCCCTGAATCGATCAATTTCGATTCAGGGTTTTTTTTTGGGGAAAAGAAATTGCCCTGCCGAACGCTTAACGAGGGATGGAGTGCTTGTTCACTATGCTGATACCAATATGTTTTCCCCGCCTCAGCATAAATGACAAAAACTTTTTCTTAACATCCCTCAAAGCATCTTTCGCCGCAAGGCGAGCCGGAATGCCACCGGATCTCCTACCGAAAAAACCGGGCAACTAACCGATATCTTCTCTTCGCCCGGTTTTTTCATAGGTATAGATTTCAACATAAATAATTTCACTGCGTTATCGATCAAAACCTTCCGTCTACGTACTATCAGTGCGCCTCCTTCATCTTTTTCCCTATTACCCCCCCAAGAATTTCTTTTGTATTCTGATGATAACTTAAGTATAAGAATTAAATTCAAAGAAAATATATTTATTTAACACCTTGGGAAGTCTATACAAAAATAGCAACACAATGCTACCCTATGCTATAGAAACCGTTGCTAATTCTTTTACAGGAAATAAAATGCCATGCAAAATAATATCAATGTTATCGCCCCGGACGTCAAACTGGGGAGAGATGTCACTATTTATAATTTTGTTAATCTTTACGGGTGTAAAATCGGGGACGAAACCAGGATCGGCGCCTTTGTGGAGATCCAAAAAAATGTAACCATCGGCAAGCGGTGCAAAATCCAGAGCCACACCTTTATATGCGAAGGAGTTGTGATTGAGGATGAGGTTATGGTCGCCCACGGCGTCATGTTCATAAATGACAAAGATCCTGGCGCTGTGAACCCGGATGGATCATTGAAAAGCGAAAAAGACTGGATTTGCACCCCTACCATAGTAAAAAAAAGGTCTGCCATAGGGAGCAATGCCACGATTATGTGCGGCATAACCATCGGGGAGGGGGCGCTGATCGGCGCAGGGGCCGTGGTCACCAAAGATGTTCCCCCTGACACCATAGTAACAGGAAACCCTGCAAAAATATTAAAAAAAAGATAAAATATTGAAAAACCGATTGCATACTCGTGCCTAAACTCAAAATATTAATTTATGAACCATATGGCTTACATTCCACACTTAAATAAGACAACATGTTGTGGTATATGGGTAAGTTATTGTCTACATCTTGCATAAATTAATTATCGTATCTTTCTGCTGAAAAAGTGCTGATAATTTACCTTCCCCTATATTATGGTCTATGTTGAACAGAACACAACATATAGTATATCTAATTCAAAAAACACATAGTTTTAGGTGCAAAATGTAGGATATGGAATTGATCTACCAGGTTTTACTAATTTTAATAGGAATAGTGCTTGGCTGCACAATTGCATGGCTTTTATCGAAAAAGCGTGAAAGCATTATATATGATAGAGCAAAAGCTGAAGCTGATCTCGAAAAAGCTGTTATCCAGGAAAGGCTTTTATTCCGGGAGAATGCATTAGCGGAACATAAAGAGCGGTTTGAGAAGGCTGAACGATTCTTAGCCGAAAAAGAAAAAAAAAATTTACAACTCCAAACAAGAATTTCCCATCTTGAAACACTGCTTGATCAGGAACGAAAGCAGTCGGAAGAAAAAATAGCCCTACTGGTCGAAACCAAGAAAAGCCAGATGATGGAATTCAGCTCTCTGGCAGACCGTATATTTGATACAAAGGGTAAAGAAATTACCACCCGGAATCGAGTCGATTTGAATGATATCCTGCAACCGTTGCGGGAACAGATAGAGGGTTTTAGAAAAAAAGTTGAGGATGTTTATGATAAGGAATCGAGAGACAGAGTCTCATTATTTCATGAGATCACAAATCTGAGAGAACTTAATCAGCTCATAAGTAAAGAAGCGGTTAACCTGACCAGGGCATTAAAGGGAGACAGTAAAACAAGGGGGACATGGGGCGAGATTATTCTTGAAAGGGCGCTGGAAGATTCGGGCCTTTGTAAGGGAAGGGAATATGATGTTCAGGTCAGTCTGGAAAATAATGACGGCAAACGTTTTCAGCCGGACGTTATCGTCCGCCTGCCGGAAGGACGGGACGTCATTATCGACTCCAAAGTATCTCTGAACGCTTACGAACGCTATTATACTGCTGAAACCGATCAGGATCGGGCTCGTGCCTTTAAAGAGCATATTAATTCCATGCGTACGCATATCAAAAGCCTGAGCACTAAAAATTATTTAGAGCTTAGAGGAGTGCGCTCTCTCGATTTTATCCTGATGTTTGTCCCGATTGAAGCCGCCTTTCTTGCCACCCTGGAACAGGACAGGGGGATATTTAACAAGGCTTTTGAAAAAAATATTATCCTGGTCTGCCCATCCACGCTCCTGGCCACCCTCAGAACTATTCAAAGTGTCTGGCGTTATGAATATCAGAACCGGAATTCACTTGAAATTGCAGACAAAGCCGGTGACCTGTATGATAAATTTGCCGGTTTTGTCGAAGCCCTGGAAGATGTGGGGAAACATTTGGGAAAAGCAGTAAAATCGTACGATTATGCTCACGGCCGGCTTGCAAGCGGAAAGGGTAATTTAATAAAACGAACAGAGGCGCTGAAAGCACTCGGCATAAAAGCAAGAAAAGATTTGCCTAAAGAGCTTGTTGAAAAGGCGGCCGAATAGTCGGAACTACCCCTGTTTATTGAAATGAATAATCATAAATGTAACAGTATTGTTATTATCTGAAACCAAAAATAATTTCTTTATGAAAAATTCGGGTTAAGGTTTTTCGTTTAATGTCCGATATAAAGATAGTTGTCAGGCAGCGGGCTTTGATAGTTTATACTGGTCCGGTCTCCTTTAAACAGATTTTTATATTAAATCATTCAACAACCATGTAAAAAACCTTATGAAAGTAGAAAAACTTGAAAAAGAAAGGCGCAACGGCAGGGATCGCAGGCAAAGCATTATTTTTTATGAATACCCGGAAAGACGAAGCGAAAAGGACAGAAGAAAAAATATTGAAGAACAGCTTAAATTTCTGATAGAACAAAGCATAAAAAAACAGGCCTCAAAAAAACGAAAAAAAAGTACCCCCGGCTCAGGAAAAGTTATCCGACGCCGTAAAGGTGAAGATGATAAACGTATTTAAATCTTTACTGCCGGAGCGAGCCCCAAGTATAATCCGCTTATGAAATCGATCAAGGAGATACCTGAACATAACCGGCCGCGTGAAATGCTGCGGGAAAAAGGTGCATCAGCGCTTACTGATGAACAACTTGTAATGGCTATTATAGGATCCGGAGGGAGGGGATTCGATGTTGTTTCAATTGCGCGGGCCGTCGTAAAACTTATCCGGGAGCATAAAGGTGCTCTGTCCCTTGAACACCTCTCTTCAGTAAACGGAATGGGGCTTGCAAAATCCGCCCAAATACTCTCCTCCCTTGAACTTACCCGACGATACCTGGCTAAAGATAGATTAAGAATATCAAGCGCAGCAGATGCGCTCCCCCTGCTGGCCGATATTTCCAAAAAAAATCAGGAACATTTTGTCTGCATATCCCTTAACGGGGCTAATGAAGTTATTGAAAAAAGAATAGTCACCATAGGCCTGGTCAACAGCAGTCAGATCCACCCCCGTGAGGTTTTTGCCGATGTGCTTAAAGACAGGGCATCAGCAGTCATATTTGCTCATAACCATCCTTCCGGTGATTTAAAACCCAGTAAAGCAGATACGTTGGCGCAAAAACAGCTTGTCGATGCGGCGGAGATTCTTGGGATACGTGTTCTTGATCATATTATTGTATCAAAACGTGGTTATTGTAGTTTCCAGGAAGAAGGTTTAATATAGGCTTTAATATAATGATTTTGGGTGCGTTATCGGTCGTCGGAGTATTATAATACGCCTTCCCCCCCTCTGACCTTCCCAAAATCATTATATTAAAGCCTATATTAAAAAATGGAGATATATGGATTTAAATAAAAATTATATACCGGATCATCTTAAGAGCATACATCTTATCGCGGCTTGCGGCACAGGCATGGGTGCTCTGGCCTGCATGCTTAAGGATGCAGGTTTTGCCATAACAGGGTCAGACAGAAAAGTATATCCTCCGATAAGCACTTTTCTTTCAGCCAGAGGTATCAATCTATCTGATGGATTTAGCCCGGAGAACCTATCATACGGACCGGACCTTGTTATTGTTGGTAATGCTGTAAGACGTGAGAATTCCGAAGCAGTAAAAATGATGGAGATGGGCATCCCTTTTTGCTCCATGCCCCAGGCCGTTAGAAATATTTTTGCCAAAAAAAAGAAAACGATTCTGATTACCGGCACCCATGGTAAAACTACCACTGCTTCAATTATTGCCTGGATTTTTCATGAGGCCGGCCGTTATGAAAGCAAATGGGATCCTTCCTTTATAATTGGCGGGATCCTGAAAAATTTTGGGAGTAATTATCGTGTTGGGAAAGGGGAGTATATAGTAATAGAAGGTGATGAATACGATACGGCATTTTTTGATAAAGGAGCCAAATTTTTACACTACGACCCACTCATGACCATCCTCACAAGCGTAGAATTCGATCATGCGGATATTTTCAAAGATCTCGATCATGTAAAACGGACATTCAAAACTTTTTTGGATGCTATTTCTTCAAAAAGCAGTCTATTCGTCTTTGATAATGATGCTAATATTGATACCCTTGTGGTTAATGGAAAATTTCGGTTGGAAAAGTACGGTAAAAAAGAATCATCAGGATGGCGTCTGGCTGATATAGAGATTGATCCTCCCTGGACTAAATTCAGACTCTTGAAACATGGAGGCAAAGCCACTACCTTTAAAACCAGGCTGATGGGAGAGCATAACCTGCTTAATGCTTCGGCGGCCATAGCGATTGCCCATAGTTTGCATATACCTCTTGAGATTATCCAAAAAGCTGTTGCAACATTTCAGGGAATAAAAAGGCGTCAGGAAGTGCGAGGTTTAAAAAACAACATCACGGTTATGGATGATTTTGCCCATCACCCCACTGCGGTAAGGGAGACAATAAAGGCCGTAAAACCATATTATCCTGATGGGCGGGTTATTGCTGTATTTGAACCTAGAACCAATTCAAGTATGCGTAAAGTTTTTCAGGATGTTTATCCTCTTTCTTTTGATTTTGCCGATATTATTTGCATACGCAAGCCGCCGTTACTCAACAAGATACCTTCTGACGATAGATTTTCATCAAAAAAGCTGGTGGAGGATATAAAAAGCCGCAACAAGGACGCATACTACTTTAAAAACACAGAAGAGATAATCGCTTTCCTGATTAAAGAAGCAAAACCAAAGGATCTTATACTCATTATGTCAAACGGCGGTTTTGATAATATACATGAGAGGCTGCTCGATGGAGGGTTGTAATGGCAAAAAAAGCTTTGATTATTATTGATATGCTGAACGATTTCATAGATGCAGGAGGTGCGCTTTTTTTAGGCAAACATGCCAGGGATATAATTCCTTTTATTAAAAAACGTATTAATATATATCGAAAAAATAGTGATTTGGTTCTCTATCTGAAAGATTCTCATGCTGAAGATGACAAGGAATTTGCAAGATTTCCGAGGCATTGTATAACAGGTACCTGGGGAAATCAAATCATTAAAGAACTCAAACCTGAACCTGGAGAAGCGATTATTCCCAAAAACAGATATAGTGGATTTTTCAATACGGATTTATCTATAATATTAGAAAAAGAAAAAGTAGAGAATATTGAAGTTGTCGGGGTATGCACTTCTATCTGTATAATGGATACTGTGGGCGGACTTGCCAATAGAGATTACAGGGTTTCTGTTCCTGCAAAGGGCGTGGCGGATTTTGACCGGGAGTTTCATGAATTTGCTTTAAAGAGAATGGATAAGGTTTATGGGGCAACTATCTTAAAATGATACCCGAACGAACCTTATAATTTAATTTATGCCACCCGAAATTTATAGCTGGATGCCGCTTGAATGCATTTAAAACATAACATACTTTACAGCTTGATGTTTTTATTATTCTTCTGGATTGTGATCGCGTTGCCTTCCTGTCTGGATGTTGAAGAGAACTTACCAAAGGTAGAAGTCTCTTTAGATGATTTTAAATCCTTTGAAACATGGTATGGTGATTTTGATGAAATGGCCGAACGTAATCAGATACGCGCGCTGGTTACGTTTAACAGGATGTTTTATTTTTTCGACGGCGGAATACAGCGGGGGATATCCCATGACATCCTGAAGGAGTTTGAGAAATTCATCAACAAAAAACTGGATAAAAAGACATTCAAAATAAATATACTGTTTATTCCAGTCACACGAGACCAGTTAATCCCGGCCCTGCTCGCCGGAAAGGGTGACATCATTGCTTCTAATTATACCATAACTCCGGAGAGGACCGAACAGGTTGATTTTTCGATTCCATTTGCAAGTGGAATAAAGGAAACCCTGGTTACAGGCCCAAATTCATCACCCATTAAATCAGTAGACGACCTGGCGGGAAAAACGATACACATACGCCGTTCCAGCAGCTATTACGAACATCTTTTAAATCTCAATGAATCTTTCCTGAATTCCAAAAAATCTGAAATAAAAATCGTATCTGCCGATGAAAACCTTGAAGACAGCGATCTGCTGGAGATGGTGAACGCCGGTCTTATTCCCATGACCATTGTAGACAGCCATAAAGCAAAATTTTGGGCCGGAATCTTTGATAATATTAAGGTGCACAAGCATATTTACGTAAATTCCGGAGGACAAATTGCATGGGCTTTTCGCAAGCAGAGCCCAAAACTGCAACAGATTATCAACGAATTTACGGCCGGACATAAAAAGGGAACCCTGTTCGGAAATATCATCTTAAAACGATATCTTAAGCAGAATAAGTGGATCCATAATTCAATGGACGATGCGGAAAAAGCCAGGTTCAAGGAGCTCATCAGGCTATTTAAAAAATATGGTGACAAGTATGACTTCGACTGGTTGATGCTGGCTGCTGTGGGATATCAGGAGTCAGAGCTTAACAATAGCGTTATAAGTCAGTCCGGCGCAATCGGTATTATGCAGTTACTCCCTACAACCGCATCTGATCCTAAAATAGGGATCACGGATATATGGAAACTGGAAAATAACATCCACGCCGGAGCCAAGTATCTATCTTTTTTACGAAACCACTATTTCAGCAATACTGAAATGAGTGAACTCGATCAAACACTCTTCTCATTGGCAGCATATAATGCCGGACCTGCCAAAGTAAACCGACTCCAAAGAGAGG of Desulfosarcina sp. BuS5 contains these proteins:
- a CDS encoding acyltransferase; this translates as MQNNINVIAPDVKLGRDVTIYNFVNLYGCKIGDETRIGAFVEIQKNVTIGKRCKIQSHTFICEGVVIEDEVMVAHGVMFINDKDPGAVNPDGSLKSEKDWICTPTIVKKRSAIGSNATIMCGITIGEGALIGAGAVVTKDVPPDTIVTGNPAKILKKR
- a CDS encoding lytic transglycosylase F — translated: MHLKHNILYSLMFLLFFWIVIALPSCLDVEENLPKVEVSLDDFKSFETWYGDFDEMAERNQIRALVTFNRMFYFFDGGIQRGISHDILKEFEKFINKKLDKKTFKINILFIPVTRDQLIPALLAGKGDIIASNYTITPERTEQVDFSIPFASGIKETLVTGPNSSPIKSVDDLAGKTIHIRRSSSYYEHLLNLNESFLNSKKSEIKIVSADENLEDSDLLEMVNAGLIPMTIVDSHKAKFWAGIFDNIKVHKHIYVNSGGQIAWAFRKQSPKLQQIINEFTAGHKKGTLFGNIILKRYLKQNKWIHNSMDDAEKARFKELIRLFKKYGDKYDFDWLMLAAVGYQESELNNSVISQSGAIGIMQLLPTTASDPKIGITDIWKLENNIHAGAKYLSFLRNHYFSNTEMSELDQTLFSLAAYNAGPAKVNRLQREAAESGFNPKVWFRNVEMIAAKRIGRETVQYVRNAYKYFTAYRLASEQKKFEE
- a CDS encoding UDP-N-acetylmuramate--L-alanine ligase yields the protein MDLNKNYIPDHLKSIHLIAACGTGMGALACMLKDAGFAITGSDRKVYPPISTFLSARGINLSDGFSPENLSYGPDLVIVGNAVRRENSEAVKMMEMGIPFCSMPQAVRNIFAKKKKTILITGTHGKTTTASIIAWIFHEAGRYESKWDPSFIIGGILKNFGSNYRVGKGEYIVIEGDEYDTAFFDKGAKFLHYDPLMTILTSVEFDHADIFKDLDHVKRTFKTFLDAISSKSSLFVFDNDANIDTLVVNGKFRLEKYGKKESSGWRLADIEIDPPWTKFRLLKHGGKATTFKTRLMGEHNLLNASAAIAIAHSLHIPLEIIQKAVATFQGIKRRQEVRGLKNNITVMDDFAHHPTAVRETIKAVKPYYPDGRVIAVFEPRTNSSMRKVFQDVYPLSFDFADIICIRKPPLLNKIPSDDRFSSKKLVEDIKSRNKDAYYFKNTEEIIAFLIKEAKPKDLILIMSNGGFDNIHERLLDGGL
- a CDS encoding cysteine hydrolase family protein; this encodes MAKKALIIIDMLNDFIDAGGALFLGKHARDIIPFIKKRINIYRKNSDLVLYLKDSHAEDDKEFARFPRHCITGTWGNQIIKELKPEPGEAIIPKNRYSGFFNTDLSIILEKEKVENIEVVGVCTSICIMDTVGGLANRDYRVSVPAKGVADFDREFHEFALKRMDKVYGATILK
- the rmuC gene encoding DNA recombination protein RmuC; its protein translation is MELIYQVLLILIGIVLGCTIAWLLSKKRESIIYDRAKAEADLEKAVIQERLLFRENALAEHKERFEKAERFLAEKEKKNLQLQTRISHLETLLDQERKQSEEKIALLVETKKSQMMEFSSLADRIFDTKGKEITTRNRVDLNDILQPLREQIEGFRKKVEDVYDKESRDRVSLFHEITNLRELNQLISKEAVNLTRALKGDSKTRGTWGEIILERALEDSGLCKGREYDVQVSLENNDGKRFQPDVIVRLPEGRDVIIDSKVSLNAYERYYTAETDQDRARAFKEHINSMRTHIKSLSTKNYLELRGVRSLDFILMFVPIEAAFLATLEQDRGIFNKAFEKNIILVCPSTLLATLRTIQSVWRYEYQNRNSLEIADKAGDLYDKFAGFVEALEDVGKHLGKAVKSYDYAHGRLASGKGNLIKRTEALKALGIKARKDLPKELVEKAAE
- a CDS encoding glycosyltransferase family 9 protein; translated protein: MPDSSYRKKWSELKKENIRPENLVRLSRQIAYSFLDLYLKDCHYEEDFIDLLCEMMTFSKNPQLNNPGTQALFEIIIERLCDDFETLQTETYNRVMTQVISFCRTIPEGNELNNRLKKFMIHSDDDMLQRINSIRLNGNKLANKGFIKKILILSRVTIGADVAITSIVIQRLAELYPDAEIVLIGNSKLKEVYGANSNIRIEGISYSRKGGLMPRLSSWHRVLEIIDRETASVHLDNIALIDPDSRLSQLGVLPLIPENNYFFFDSRSDTSFNKKMSMVELTNKWLDDITDNMGFNFPKVWIPDEYLQVSGKLFNDLRNNGAENIIVANFGVGGNSRKSVGKNLEKKLLITLLQKPNTVILLDKGFGDQETLSINALIAEIDKQGYPTRHSTFGSTKKELINWGVIGIESGIGEIAALIAMSEEFIGYDSACQHISAALGTPCLTIFAGSNNMRFIRRWSAHGPNRCSIVHVDTLTDPRAVEVDDIITRIMQLRI
- the radC gene encoding RadC family protein, with product MKSIKEIPEHNRPREMLREKGASALTDEQLVMAIIGSGGRGFDVVSIARAVVKLIREHKGALSLEHLSSVNGMGLAKSAQILSSLELTRRYLAKDRLRISSAADALPLLADISKKNQEHFVCISLNGANEVIEKRIVTIGLVNSSQIHPREVFADVLKDRASAVIFAHNHPSGDLKPSKADTLAQKQLVDAAEILGIRVLDHIIVSKRGYCSFQEEGLI